A DNA window from Candidatus Sulfidibacterium hydrothermale contains the following coding sequences:
- the nqrC gene encoding NADH:ubiquinone reductase (Na(+)-transporting) subunit C, translated as MYTNRYIFTYAAILVIVAAALLSLAAMLLKPFQERNRAIDKMRGILSSVQVKNVNAENAIPLFNKYIVEELVLDPKGNILNRYTKSPKEEAPAFKIDLKKENYNKTHHKPYKLPLYIAEKDGQKIYIIPMLGTGLWGPIWGNIALTSDFKRVVGVFFDDKSETPGLGGEIKTPKFENQFIGKTIFDNEGHFTSIEVVKGGVVKLPPDQRIHGVDAISGGTLTSNGVDAMLRNTLKSYLPFMKKHQ; from the coding sequence ATGTACACAAACCGATATATTTTCACTTACGCAGCCATTTTGGTCATTGTGGCCGCTGCCCTTCTTTCGCTGGCGGCCATGCTGCTGAAACCTTTTCAGGAACGAAACCGGGCCATCGATAAAATGCGCGGAATACTTTCTTCTGTTCAGGTGAAAAATGTTAATGCAGAAAATGCGATTCCTCTTTTCAATAAATATATTGTTGAAGAGCTTGTTCTTGACCCGAAAGGAAATATCCTGAACCGCTACACAAAATCACCAAAAGAAGAAGCCCCGGCTTTTAAAATCGATTTAAAAAAGGAAAATTACAACAAAACCCATCACAAACCGTATAAGTTGCCTTTGTACATTGCAGAAAAAGACGGTCAAAAAATCTACATTATCCCCATGCTGGGAACGGGTCTTTGGGGCCCAATTTGGGGAAACATTGCCCTGACTTCTGACTTTAAAAGAGTAGTGGGCGTGTTTTTCGATGACAAATCAGAAACCCCGGGTTTGGGGGGCGAGATCAAAACGCCCAAATTTGAAAATCAATTTATCGGGAAAACCATTTTTGACAACGAAGGGCATTTCACCTCCATCGAAGTTGTGAAAGGGGGCGTTGTAAAACTTCCTCCTGATCAGCGCATCCACGGTGTGGATGCCATCTCAGGCGGAACACTGACCAGCAACGGTGTAGACGCCATGCTGAGAAATACCCTGAAAAGTTATTTGCCATTTATGAAAAAACATCAATAA
- a CDS encoding Na(+)-translocating NADH-quinone reductase subunit A: MSTVFTIKKGLDIKLLGDAEKTVTDLEPDLFAIKPVDFIGCFPKMLVKEGDKVKAGSPLFYDKYREDIYFTSPVSGTVSEIRRGAKRKLLEVIIEPDGKNDALDFGAGSPAEMKREAIIEKLLKSGLWPFLRQRPYSIVAQPKETPKAIFVPAFDSAPLAPDFDLMVHGKGEEFQAGLDVLAQLTDGKVYLNVHADNTKSKVFLNAKNVEIQSFRGPHPSGNVSVHVSRISPLNKGEIIWYIYPQDIIAIGRLFLTGKHDTTRLIALTGSEVKKRHYFKTRLGASISKMVQENVEQGELRYISGNVLTGDKIDKNGFVGFYHSQVTVIPEGNYYEFLGWALPGFGKFSISRTYPAFLFPNKKYRLDTNLHGGERAYVMTGMFEKVFPFDIYPLQLIKAILIEDIDLMENLGIYEIDAEDFALCEVIDTSKTEIQKIVRNGLELMRKEMS; encoded by the coding sequence ATGTCAACAGTTTTTACTATTAAGAAAGGACTGGATATCAAATTATTAGGTGACGCGGAAAAGACCGTTACCGATTTGGAACCAGACCTTTTTGCCATTAAGCCTGTCGATTTTATTGGATGTTTTCCTAAAATGCTGGTAAAAGAAGGAGACAAAGTGAAAGCCGGAAGTCCTTTGTTTTATGACAAATACCGGGAAGACATCTACTTTACATCGCCGGTGAGCGGGACAGTTTCCGAAATCCGGCGGGGAGCCAAAAGAAAATTACTGGAAGTCATTATTGAACCTGACGGAAAAAATGACGCTTTGGATTTTGGTGCCGGTTCTCCTGCCGAAATGAAACGGGAAGCCATTATTGAAAAACTACTGAAAAGCGGTTTATGGCCCTTCCTCCGGCAACGTCCGTATTCTATCGTGGCACAACCCAAAGAAACGCCTAAAGCCATTTTTGTTCCGGCTTTTGATTCCGCTCCGTTAGCGCCCGACTTCGATCTGATGGTACACGGCAAAGGAGAAGAGTTTCAGGCCGGATTGGATGTACTGGCACAACTGACCGACGGAAAAGTTTACCTGAACGTTCATGCGGACAACACCAAGTCGAAAGTATTTTTGAACGCTAAAAATGTTGAAATCCAATCGTTCCGCGGACCACATCCGTCCGGAAATGTAAGCGTACATGTAAGCCGGATTTCCCCGCTGAATAAAGGAGAAATAATCTGGTACATTTATCCGCAGGATATCATCGCCATTGGACGATTGTTTTTAACCGGAAAACACGACACCACCCGCTTGATCGCACTCACCGGATCAGAAGTAAAAAAACGCCATTATTTTAAAACCCGGTTAGGGGCCTCCATCTCCAAAATGGTACAGGAAAATGTGGAACAGGGTGAACTGCGATACATCAGCGGCAACGTGCTTACCGGAGATAAAATTGATAAAAACGGATTTGTCGGTTTTTATCACTCACAAGTTACGGTTATCCCGGAAGGGAATTATTACGAATTTCTCGGATGGGCATTACCTGGTTTTGGGAAATTCAGTATTTCGCGTACCTATCCGGCCTTTTTGTTCCCCAACAAAAAATACCGGCTCGACACCAATTTACATGGAGGTGAACGGGCTTATGTTATGACCGGCATGTTTGAAAAAGTCTTTCCTTTTGACATTTATCCGTTGCAACTGATCAAGGCTATTCTGATTGAAGATATTGACCTGATGGAGAACCTGGGGATTTATGAAATTGATGCCGAAGATTTTGCCCTTTGTGAGGTGATTGACACTTCCAAAACCGAAATCCAGAAAATTGTTCGCAACGGACTGGAACTGATGCGTAAAGAAATGAGTTAA
- a CDS encoding NADH:ubiquinone reductase (Na(+)-transporting) subunit D: protein MKLLTGPLNLNNPITVQVLGICSALAVTAKLKPAIVMTLAVMVVTGFSNLVVSLLRNGIPPRIRIIVQLVVVATLVILVDQLLKAFVFDVSKQLSVFVGLIITNCIIMGRLEAFAMANKPWPAFLDGIGNGLGYGLILITVAFFRELFGSGTLLGFQIVPQSFYNAGYVNNGMMILPPMALITVGVIIWVQRYYNRSLIEKK, encoded by the coding sequence ATGAAACTTTTAACCGGGCCGTTGAATCTGAACAACCCGATTACCGTTCAGGTGCTCGGTATTTGTTCGGCACTGGCAGTTACAGCCAAGTTAAAACCGGCCATCGTGATGACCCTGGCGGTGATGGTCGTGACCGGTTTCTCTAACCTGGTCGTTTCGCTGCTGCGGAATGGTATTCCGCCCCGTATTCGGATTATCGTGCAGCTTGTGGTAGTAGCTACCCTCGTTATTCTGGTAGACCAGTTACTGAAAGCCTTTGTATTTGACGTCAGCAAACAGCTCTCCGTATTTGTCGGACTGATTATCACCAACTGTATCATCATGGGAAGGCTGGAAGCTTTTGCCATGGCCAACAAACCCTGGCCGGCATTTCTTGACGGTATCGGAAACGGACTGGGCTACGGGCTGATCTTGATCACCGTTGCTTTTTTCCGCGAACTGTTTGGCTCGGGAACACTTTTGGGATTTCAAATTGTTCCCCAAAGCTTTTACAATGCAGGTTATGTGAACAACGGCATGATGATCCTGCCGCCGATGGCACTGATTACCGTAGGCGTAATTATCTGGGTTCAACGTTATTACAATCGCTCACTCATTGAAAAGAAATAG
- the nqrE gene encoding NADH:ubiquinone reductase (Na(+)-transporting) subunit E — translation MHEIINIFIKSIFVDNMVFAYFLGMCSYLAVSKTVNTSVGLGAAVIFVLGITVPVNYLLNEYILKPGALSWLDPAFSNVDLSFLSFIIFIAVIAAMVQLVEMVVEKFSPSLYNSLGIFLPLIAVNCAILGGSLFMQERDYQSVAQATAFGLGSGVGWFLAIVAIAAIREKIRYSNVPPALRGIGITFILTGLMGIAFMSFLGIKL, via the coding sequence ATGCATGAAATCATAAACATATTTATCAAGTCGATTTTTGTTGACAACATGGTTTTTGCCTATTTCCTGGGCATGTGTTCGTACCTTGCTGTCTCCAAAACCGTGAATACCTCGGTAGGACTCGGTGCTGCCGTAATTTTTGTATTAGGGATTACCGTTCCGGTAAACTACCTTCTCAACGAATATATTTTAAAACCCGGTGCACTTTCGTGGCTCGACCCGGCTTTTTCCAATGTGGATTTAAGCTTTCTGAGCTTTATTATTTTCATTGCCGTGATTGCGGCCATGGTTCAGCTGGTAGAAATGGTTGTTGAAAAATTCTCCCCGTCACTTTATAATTCACTGGGGATTTTCCTTCCGCTTATTGCCGTAAACTGTGCTATCCTGGGAGGTTCGTTATTTATGCAGGAACGCGATTACCAAAGTGTAGCCCAGGCCACGGCATTCGGCTTAGGCTCAGGCGTCGGCTGGTTTCTGGCCATTGTGGCCATTGCCGCTATCCGCGAAAAAATACGTTATTCTAATGTACCACCGGCTCTGCGGGGCATCGGCATTACTTTTATCTTAACCGGATTAATGGGGATTGCTTTTATGAGTTTCCTCGGCATTAAATTATAA
- a CDS encoding beta-mannosidase: protein MSETKDHRVIHVPLQAKWSFHQDGHKKAYPAQVPGTVHTDLLRNKLIPDPFYGTNETRLQWIGKTDWWYKARFRLPDSILERKHIELVFKGLDTYAAVRLNGHLIVKADNMFRTWKADITQWVSRKENILTILFRSPLEVNKKRFEEQPYPLPADNDRSKIKVSVFTRKAAYQFGWDWGPRFVTCGVWRPVDVVAWNDEKINDFSLRTQKITKTNARLNAQVEVLADQDENITLRLFAEKYLLEKKSFSLHKGINRLSIPFNVRHPHLWWTNGLGKPYLYRFSVDVVKNGKRVDKKSLRYGIRSLQIVQKPDSAGSSFYVKLNGVPVFMKGANYIPQDNFLPRVSREKYREVIHTAKRLHMNMLRVWGGGIYENDEFYNLCDENGILVWQDFMFACSFYPGDSAFLNNVKQEAIDNVKRLRNHPCLALWCGNNEVRVAWDRWGYQKKYHYSPADSAKIFHDYLKLFHQLLPGIVHQYDSGRFYWPSSPNSAPKGWAQEALTGDMHYWGVWWGRQPFSAYEKYVGRFMSEYGFQSLPDYSTIAAFAPDTSRYLVSPVMRAHNKHPAGYEIIRQYMERDFRVPKNFKRYIVVSQLLQAEGMKTAIEAHRRARPWCMGSLYWQLDDCWPVVSWSGMDYYGRWKAFQYRLQKLFAPVLVSPVYEQKHLKVYLVSDRLQEGRARMKIVLEDFYGKKFWQKTLHVSVPANTSRLIYSKSFEKILQHYDKNKIFLHVEVVQDDSLLAENNLFFAPPKALVLPKPKIKYTLHKIHGQTFLLLSAPVFVKYVALLYPDDTGIFSDNYFSMSPGQVKTVRIDLKDAESQFKQGKIKVMPLY from the coding sequence TTGTCTGAAACAAAGGACCATCGGGTAATTCATGTCCCACTGCAAGCAAAATGGAGTTTTCACCAGGATGGGCATAAAAAAGCGTATCCTGCTCAGGTTCCCGGTACCGTACATACTGATTTGCTCCGGAATAAATTAATCCCCGATCCTTTTTATGGAACCAACGAAACCCGGTTACAATGGATAGGAAAGACCGATTGGTGGTATAAAGCCCGGTTCCGGTTGCCGGACAGTATATTGGAGCGAAAACATATTGAGTTGGTATTTAAGGGGCTGGATACTTATGCAGCTGTTCGTTTAAACGGACACCTTATTGTAAAAGCCGATAATATGTTCAGAACCTGGAAAGCGGATATTACCCAATGGGTTTCCCGTAAGGAAAATATCCTTACCATTTTGTTTCGCTCTCCGCTCGAAGTAAACAAAAAGCGTTTTGAAGAGCAACCTTATCCGCTTCCGGCCGATAACGACCGTTCAAAAATCAAGGTTAGTGTATTTACCCGGAAAGCAGCTTATCAGTTTGGCTGGGATTGGGGGCCGCGGTTTGTTACCTGTGGTGTGTGGCGCCCGGTGGATGTGGTGGCCTGGAATGATGAAAAGATTAATGATTTTAGCCTGAGAACCCAAAAAATAACAAAAACAAATGCCCGGCTGAATGCCCAGGTGGAAGTGCTGGCTGATCAAGATGAAAACATTACGCTTCGGTTATTTGCCGAAAAATATTTATTAGAAAAAAAATCTTTTTCGTTGCATAAAGGGATTAACCGGTTATCGATTCCTTTTAATGTAAGGCATCCGCATTTATGGTGGACGAACGGACTGGGAAAACCTTATCTGTACCGTTTTTCTGTGGATGTGGTAAAAAATGGAAAAAGGGTGGATAAAAAATCACTCCGGTATGGGATTCGTTCTTTGCAGATTGTTCAGAAACCCGATTCGGCCGGGAGTAGTTTTTATGTAAAACTAAACGGTGTTCCTGTCTTTATGAAAGGGGCCAATTATATTCCGCAGGATAATTTTTTGCCACGGGTTTCCCGTGAAAAGTACCGCGAAGTCATTCATACCGCCAAACGTCTTCATATGAACATGTTAAGAGTTTGGGGGGGCGGTATTTATGAAAATGATGAATTTTATAACCTTTGTGATGAAAACGGAATTCTGGTCTGGCAGGATTTTATGTTTGCCTGCAGCTTTTATCCCGGCGATTCGGCTTTTTTAAATAATGTAAAGCAAGAGGCCATCGACAATGTAAAACGGCTGCGTAATCATCCCTGTCTGGCATTGTGGTGTGGCAACAACGAAGTAAGAGTGGCCTGGGACCGTTGGGGATATCAGAAAAAATATCATTATAGTCCGGCCGACTCGGCAAAGATTTTTCATGATTATTTAAAGCTTTTTCATCAACTGTTGCCGGGTATCGTTCATCAGTATGACAGTGGGCGTTTTTACTGGCCGTCATCACCTAATTCAGCACCCAAAGGCTGGGCGCAGGAAGCATTAACCGGCGATATGCATTATTGGGGAGTCTGGTGGGGACGTCAGCCTTTTTCGGCTTATGAAAAATATGTAGGACGGTTTATGAGTGAATACGGGTTTCAGTCGTTGCCGGATTATTCCACCATTGCTGCTTTTGCTCCCGATACCAGCCGGTATCTTGTTTCTCCGGTAATGCGGGCACACAATAAACATCCGGCCGGATATGAAATCATTCGGCAGTATATGGAAAGAGATTTCCGTGTTCCGAAAAATTTTAAACGGTATATTGTAGTAAGTCAGTTGTTGCAGGCCGAAGGGATGAAAACCGCCATTGAAGCCCATCGGCGGGCACGTCCGTGGTGTATGGGGAGCCTTTACTGGCAGCTGGATGATTGCTGGCCGGTGGTTTCTTGGTCGGGAATGGATTATTATGGCCGGTGGAAAGCTTTTCAGTATCGGCTGCAGAAGTTGTTTGCTCCTGTTTTGGTTTCGCCGGTTTATGAGCAGAAACATCTAAAGGTGTATCTGGTGTCTGATCGTTTGCAGGAAGGAAGAGCACGAATGAAAATTGTTCTGGAAGATTTTTACGGGAAAAAGTTTTGGCAGAAAACGCTGCACGTTTCTGTTCCGGCAAATACCAGCCGGCTGATTTACAGTAAATCTTTTGAGAAGATTTTGCAACATTACGATAAGAATAAAATCTTTTTGCATGTGGAAGTTGTACAGGATGACAGCCTGTTGGCTGAAAATAATTTGTTTTTTGCGCCGCCCAAAGCCTTGGTATTGCCTAAGCCGAAAATCAAATATACATTGCACAAAATCCATGGACAAACTTTTCTTTTGTTGTCTGCTCCCGTTTTTGTGAAATATGTTGCGTTGCTTTATCCGGATGATACCGGTATTTTTTCAGATAATTATTTCAGTATGTCGCCCGGGCAGGTCAAAACGGTTCGGATTGATCTGAAAGATGCGGAAAGCCAGTTTAAACAGGGAAAAATAAAAGTGATGCCATTATACTGA
- a CDS encoding SLC13 family permease: MEQSAGKSENKGILFLKDNVIFLPFLALLLLFMMVWPQKITDYPRFVDWQTVGNLTGLLIVVTGIKESGFIGRFSKGFLIKTGTERGLAFALVALSGLLSMVLTNDIALFITVPLTLGFRDVIENDVKKLIIFQALAVNTGSALTPVGNPQNLFLWNHWGIEFFAFIGKMFPLFVVMAVILALFVWKAFPSKALTFHSQPRKKEVRTRLFMVSAIGLVAFIVAIEMEVARYALLAILIFYLLLYRKVFIKTDWMLLLLFVVMFIDFHLLSQVSWVIKGMAHFKMAVPSGAFFSSLFSSQIMSNVPAAIFISKFSHQWQAIAYGVNVGGNGLVIASLANIIALRFVKQRSVWADFHKYSLFYLAVTATVVFLLFFF, translated from the coding sequence ATGGAACAATCGGCAGGGAAAAGCGAAAATAAAGGGATTCTTTTTTTAAAAGATAATGTGATCTTTTTGCCCTTTTTGGCTCTGCTGTTGCTTTTTATGATGGTTTGGCCACAAAAGATAACGGATTATCCGCGGTTCGTCGACTGGCAAACTGTGGGAAACCTGACGGGATTGCTTATTGTGGTGACGGGCATAAAAGAGAGTGGTTTTATTGGCCGTTTCTCAAAAGGATTTTTGATTAAAACCGGAACGGAAAGAGGCCTGGCCTTTGCTTTGGTTGCTTTGTCAGGACTTTTGTCGATGGTTCTTACGAATGATATTGCTTTGTTTATTACCGTACCGTTAACCCTTGGTTTTCGGGATGTGATAGAAAACGATGTCAAAAAACTGATTATTTTTCAGGCGTTGGCAGTTAATACGGGGTCTGCTTTGACGCCGGTGGGAAATCCACAGAATTTGTTTCTTTGGAATCATTGGGGCATTGAATTTTTTGCCTTTATCGGTAAAATGTTCCCGCTTTTTGTGGTTATGGCGGTTATTCTGGCTTTGTTTGTGTGGAAAGCTTTTCCGTCAAAGGCACTTACTTTCCACAGCCAGCCCCGGAAAAAAGAAGTGCGTACCCGGTTGTTCATGGTTTCTGCCATCGGATTAGTGGCTTTTATTGTGGCTATTGAAATGGAAGTTGCCCGTTACGCATTATTGGCTATTCTGATTTTCTATCTTCTTTTGTACCGGAAAGTTTTTATCAAAACCGATTGGATGCTGTTACTGCTTTTTGTGGTTATGTTTATTGATTTCCATCTTTTGAGTCAGGTGTCGTGGGTGATAAAGGGAATGGCGCATTTTAAAATGGCTGTTCCGTCCGGCGCTTTTTTCAGCTCCCTGTTTTCTTCGCAAATCATGAGTAATGTGCCGGCGGCTATTTTTATTAGCAAATTCAGCCATCAGTGGCAGGCCATTGCTTACGGTGTGAATGTGGGCGGTAACGGACTGGTGATTGCTTCATTGGCCAATATCATTGCTTTACGTTTTGTAAAGCAGCGCAGCGTTTGGGCTGATTTTCACAAATATTCTCTTTTTTATCTTGCTGTGACAGCTACGGTGGTTTTTTTACTTTTCTTTTTCTGA
- a CDS encoding NADH:ubiquinone reductase (Na(+)-transporting) subunit B, which yields MKALRKFLDKQKPHFQPGGKFEKFESTFDAFETFLFVPNKVTQSGAHIRDAIDMKRTMSFVIIGVIPALLFGMWNVGYEHFLSYGKHMDFWTNFFYGLKKVLPIIIVSYGVGLGIEFLFAQIRHHEVNEGYLVTGILIPLIVPPDIPLWELAIAVAFAVIFGKEVFGGTGMNVFNPALTARAFLFFAYPGNMSGEKVWIADKLDSFSGATPLGHALVGNFQHFPSVHDMFFGFIPGSIGETSTFLILIGGLFLLITGVASWRVMLSVFAGGYVMGLLFNLWGANAYMEIPPWEHLIMGGFAFGAVFMATDPVTSAQTNTGKYYYGFLIGMLAILIRVFNPAYPEGMMLAILLMNVFAPLIDHIVVQSNIKKRLKRAKVVLAK from the coding sequence ATGAAAGCGTTAAGAAAATTTTTAGATAAACAAAAACCGCATTTTCAACCGGGTGGAAAATTTGAAAAGTTTGAATCCACTTTTGATGCTTTTGAAACTTTTCTGTTTGTTCCGAACAAAGTCACCCAAAGCGGTGCGCACATCCGTGATGCCATTGACATGAAACGCACCATGTCGTTTGTTATTATCGGTGTCATTCCCGCCTTGCTTTTCGGCATGTGGAATGTGGGATACGAACACTTTTTGTCGTATGGCAAGCACATGGACTTTTGGACCAATTTCTTTTACGGATTAAAAAAAGTTTTACCCATTATCATTGTTTCGTACGGCGTAGGGCTGGGCATTGAATTTCTGTTTGCCCAGATCCGGCACCACGAGGTAAATGAAGGATATCTGGTTACCGGGATCCTTATCCCGTTGATTGTTCCGCCAGACATTCCTTTGTGGGAACTGGCTATTGCTGTGGCTTTTGCCGTTATTTTCGGTAAAGAAGTTTTTGGCGGTACCGGAATGAATGTCTTCAATCCGGCCCTGACTGCACGGGCTTTCCTGTTTTTTGCCTATCCGGGAAATATGTCGGGCGAAAAAGTGTGGATTGCAGATAAACTGGACAGTTTCTCAGGAGCTACTCCTTTAGGACATGCCCTGGTGGGAAACTTCCAGCATTTCCCCTCGGTACACGATATGTTTTTCGGGTTTATTCCGGGATCGATTGGTGAAACCTCCACCTTTTTAATCCTTATTGGCGGACTTTTCCTGTTGATAACCGGTGTAGCCAGTTGGCGGGTTATGCTTTCTGTATTTGCCGGCGGCTATGTTATGGGATTATTATTTAACCTGTGGGGAGCCAATGCCTACATGGAAATTCCACCCTGGGAACATCTGATCATGGGCGGATTTGCTTTTGGCGCAGTCTTTATGGCTACCGATCCGGTAACTTCGGCACAAACCAATACCGGAAAGTATTATTACGGTTTCCTTATCGGGATGCTGGCCATTCTTATCCGGGTGTTCAACCCGGCTTACCCCGAAGGGATGATGCTGGCCATTTTACTGATGAATGTCTTTGCACCACTCATTGATCATATTGTGGTACAATCGAATATTAAAAAACGTTTGAAACGGGCTAAAGTTGTGCTCGCCAAATAA
- the nqrF gene encoding NADH:ubiquinone reductase (Na(+)-transporting) subunit F has product MMILSIGTGTIVLLSIAIFLIITLLLVGILIFARAKLMPQGKVKITINGEKEIETNPGSSLLATLANEKIFLPSACGGGGTCGMCKVQVNSGAGSILPTEKGFFTRKEQLQNWRLGCQVKVREDMDITVPPEIFGIKKWECEVISNRNVATFIKEFVVKLPEGEHMNFRSGGYIQIDVPKIEVNFKDMDIDEEYRSDWDKFHMWDLKMKNPEPVFRAYSMANHPAEGNIIMLNIRIATPPWDRKRNAFMKVNPGICSSYVFSRKPGDKVTISGPYGEFFIKDTDREMMFIGGGAGMAPMRSHIFHLFKTEHTKRKASFWYGGRSLKELFYVDQFREIEKDNPNFRFEVALSEPLPEDNWKGKTGFIHQVIYDNYLKDHPEPEEIEYYLCGPPLMISAVLKMLDDLGVPEEMIMFDDFGS; this is encoded by the coding sequence ATGATGATATTATCTATTGGAACCGGTACAATTGTACTTTTGAGCATTGCCATTTTTCTGATTATCACCCTTCTTTTGGTGGGTATTCTCATCTTTGCCCGTGCCAAACTAATGCCACAGGGCAAAGTAAAAATTACCATCAACGGAGAGAAAGAAATTGAAACCAACCCGGGATCATCGTTACTGGCTACACTCGCCAACGAAAAAATATTTCTTCCTTCGGCCTGTGGCGGCGGCGGTACCTGTGGCATGTGTAAAGTACAAGTTAATTCGGGTGCAGGAAGCATTCTTCCTACTGAAAAAGGATTTTTTACCCGAAAAGAACAGTTGCAAAACTGGCGACTTGGCTGTCAGGTAAAAGTCAGGGAAGATATGGACATTACGGTACCCCCCGAAATCTTCGGAATTAAAAAATGGGAATGCGAAGTGATCTCCAATCGCAATGTAGCTACCTTTATCAAAGAGTTTGTGGTAAAACTTCCGGAAGGCGAACATATGAACTTCCGTTCGGGCGGCTATATCCAGATTGATGTCCCCAAAATAGAAGTGAATTTTAAAGATATGGACATTGATGAAGAATACCGCAGCGACTGGGATAAATTCCACATGTGGGACCTGAAGATGAAAAATCCGGAACCGGTATTCAGAGCCTATTCTATGGCCAACCATCCGGCAGAAGGAAACATCATTATGTTGAATATCCGTATTGCCACCCCGCCGTGGGACCGCAAACGCAATGCCTTTATGAAAGTCAATCCGGGGATTTGTTCTTCGTATGTTTTCTCCAGAAAACCAGGCGATAAAGTAACCATTTCCGGACCTTACGGTGAATTTTTCATTAAAGATACCGATCGCGAGATGATGTTTATCGGTGGTGGTGCCGGCATGGCCCCCATGCGCTCACATATTTTTCATTTGTTTAAAACGGAACACACCAAACGAAAGGCTTCCTTCTGGTACGGCGGCCGTTCGCTCAAAGAGTTGTTTTATGTAGACCAGTTCAGAGAAATCGAAAAAGACAATCCGAATTTCCGTTTTGAAGTGGCCCTTTCTGAGCCATTACCCGAAGACAACTGGAAAGGAAAAACCGGATTTATCCACCAGGTAATTTATGATAATTATCTGAAAGACCATCCGGAACCGGAAGAAATTGAATATTACCTCTGCGGCCCGCCCCTGATGATCAGTGCCGTACTGAAAATGTTAGACGACCTTGGCGTGCCGGAGGAGATGATCATGTTTGATGACTTTGGAAGCTAA